A genomic window from Engraulis encrasicolus isolate BLACKSEA-1 chromosome 14, IST_EnEncr_1.0, whole genome shotgun sequence includes:
- the golt1a gene encoding vesicle transport protein GOT1A, whose translation MSFSLNPLIAISNPVRQPSELSGVKRSTVCVGSCVVNVHVATGIVKFKGQCLKSGITCSLRTDRVQTPGSTMVAITEFQKIGVGLVGFGVFFLLFGVLLYFDSVLLAFGNVLFLAGLAFIIGLRRTAHFFFQRHKLRASTFFLGGVALVLMRWPILGMAVESYGFILLFKSFFPMVFGFLGSMINIPILSSFFNSLSGSSSSMV comes from the exons ATGTCCTTTAGCCTAAATCCATTGATTGCGATCAGCAACCCAGTGCGTCAACCCAGTGAGTTATCAGGGGTGAAGAGGAGCACTGTATGTGTAGGTTCCTGTGTGGTTAATGTTCACGTGGCGACTGGGATAGTTAAGTTCAAAGGTCAATGCTTAAAGAGTGGTATTACATGCAGCCTGAGGACAGATAGAGTCCAAACACCGGGAAGTACAATGGTCGCAATCACAGAGTTTCAGA AGATCGGAGTTGGGCTGGTGGGCTTTGGAGTGTTTTTTCTCCTCTTCGGTGTCCTGCTGTACTTCGACTCTGTGCTGTTGGCATTTGGAAAT GTGCTATTTCTGGCCGGCTTGGCCTTCATCATCGGCCTAAGGAGAACAGCACATTTCTTCTTCCAGAGACACAAGCTGAGGGCCTCCACGTTCTTCCTGGGCGGGGTGGCTCTGGTGCTGATGCGCTGGCCCATCCTGGGCATGGCTGTGGAGAGCTACGGCTTCATACTGCTCTTCAA GTCATTCTTCCCTATGGTGTTTGGATTTTTGGGATCTATGATAAATATTCCAATTCTCAGCTCG TTCTTCAACAGTTTATCAGGGAGCAGTTCGTCTATGGTGTGA